Proteins encoded within one genomic window of Candidatus Poribacteria bacterium:
- a CDS encoding alpha-galactosidase: MRADDIEVSRQGNLAVINHSKYEIKFNLSKGTWDYIDEGGATIIRDGCAQITLKDGSVVKMEDAGTREFITELSETDVFGDYHQIRFSHEATGKGVRINTYLNCYAAHPAVHLKVGVENLKPEPLQLDSMTVLGVSGNRGAVLLGDASSDYHLFINMPPVSPGVSKRLYEGFLLSETEAMHPSHDGILHDTKSGKALVFGFLTTEKWWPRVQIGCQDANKGRGSQGQRKKSSASAVNPWALYHQCEQQCASGEEITSETAYINFTEGATAAYKHYTELVARSVEQASGSVPACRKPITAWTFPDTQESLDTNAILTQTDALAENPLFQPGYTGGIDYIQLDAVSESELGSVAESSEASALQDGGGIQAVANQIRAKGFKAGIRFNPFCVSLDSELLKSHPNYCIQEQTTSRRGKGNSRSRSGRNSYKPATVHLPEGGKEVALLDVSHPEVQLRIRGQIKQIVNECGYSLINADFTPYTTGLTNGSHNLHWHDSNLTSVQLYRLAGELIRNAIDDARSERSPFFKEDVLLAGYNAVPGPCIGSIGVSAPLLSSSVSTDGAVSNRTSDPWHHQRGTKHRLSRYAAHIREHNVLWGHVFGEIAVDEPRPINEVIVEVTAAALSGGTVFCADQFATLTSSRAAYLAKIFPLIGEAATPVDLYDEPFPKIWSLPVSTPRETWHLASVFNWDDHESDAYFELDALGLPASKEFLVHDFWMRQYLGKVSDGVTLLNIPPRSAKLLCFREEQDVPQLLATDMHYTQGGVEILSAGWDSHSESYLLVCKPLRQADGTCFIHVPEDYLPTSVATYGSDYQYEWDKPICKLTFTGIQPNKLVQASIHFAKTSGGTL; encoded by the coding sequence ATGAGAGCAGATGATATAGAAGTCTCACGGCAGGGGAATCTCGCCGTGATAAACCACAGTAAGTATGAGATTAAATTTAACCTTTCAAAAGGAACATGGGATTACATTGATGAGGGCGGTGCCACAATTATTCGGGACGGGTGTGCCCAGATAACGCTTAAAGATGGGAGCGTCGTCAAAATGGAAGACGCTGGCACCCGCGAATTTATCACCGAGCTCTCGGAGACGGATGTTTTCGGTGACTATCACCAGATTCGCTTCTCGCACGAAGCGACAGGTAAAGGGGTTCGGATAAACACTTACCTCAATTGCTATGCCGCTCACCCTGCCGTCCACCTCAAAGTTGGCGTTGAGAACCTAAAACCGGAACCGCTGCAACTGGATAGCATGACGGTGCTTGGCGTTTCAGGGAACCGTGGGGCTGTGCTGCTCGGAGATGCCTCGTCAGATTATCATCTCTTTATCAACATGCCTCCTGTTTCTCCCGGTGTCAGTAAAAGGTTGTATGAGGGGTTTCTACTGAGTGAGACCGAGGCTATGCATCCCAGTCACGATGGTATCCTTCACGATACAAAGAGTGGTAAGGCACTTGTCTTCGGTTTCTTGACGACTGAGAAATGGTGGCCCCGAGTTCAGATTGGATGTCAAGATGCCAATAAGGGGCGCGGCTCGCAAGGGCAGCGGAAAAAATCATCGGCATCCGCTGTTAACCCGTGGGCACTTTATCATCAGTGTGAACAGCAGTGCGCCTCCGGTGAAGAAATCACCTCCGAAACTGCCTATATCAACTTTACAGAGGGGGCTACGGCAGCCTATAAACATTATACTGAGTTGGTGGCGCGGAGCGTTGAGCAAGCGTCTGGATCCGTACCGGCATGTCGTAAACCGATTACTGCATGGACGTTTCCGGATACACAAGAATCCCTTGACACGAACGCCATTTTAACGCAAACGGATGCCCTCGCCGAGAATCCACTGTTTCAGCCAGGTTACACTGGCGGTATTGATTATATCCAATTAGATGCGGTGTCGGAATCAGAGTTGGGGAGTGTTGCAGAAAGTTCAGAGGCTTCGGCACTACAAGATGGTGGCGGGATCCAAGCGGTTGCCAATCAAATCCGGGCAAAGGGTTTTAAGGCGGGCATCCGTTTTAATCCATTCTGTGTGTCACTTGATTCGGAACTTCTGAAGAGCCATCCAAACTATTGCATACAGGAACAGACCACGTCTCGTCGTGGAAAAGGAAATTCTCGTAGTCGTTCAGGGCGTAATAGTTACAAACCTGCCACAGTCCATCTGCCAGAGGGTGGTAAAGAGGTTGCCCTCTTGGACGTTTCGCATCCGGAGGTGCAATTGCGCATTCGTGGACAGATTAAACAGATTGTCAACGAGTGTGGGTATTCCCTCATCAACGCAGATTTCACGCCTTATACAACAGGACTCACGAACGGTTCACACAACTTGCATTGGCACGACAGCAACCTAACTTCAGTGCAGCTTTATCGGCTCGCTGGAGAATTAATCAGGAATGCGATCGATGATGCACGCTCGGAAAGGTCACCTTTTTTTAAAGAGGACGTTTTGCTTGCAGGATACAATGCCGTTCCGGGTCCCTGCATCGGTAGTATTGGTGTTAGTGCCCCACTCCTGAGTTCTTCGGTTTCCACTGACGGTGCGGTCTCCAACCGCACAAGCGACCCTTGGCATCATCAGCGTGGCACGAAGCATCGCTTGAGTAGATATGCAGCACATATAAGGGAACATAACGTTCTCTGGGGGCATGTTTTTGGTGAGATTGCTGTTGATGAACCACGACCTATCAACGAGGTAATCGTGGAGGTAACAGCGGCTGCGTTGAGTGGTGGAACAGTCTTCTGCGCCGATCAATTCGCGACCCTCACTTCGTCGCGCGCTGCATACTTGGCAAAAATCTTCCCACTCATAGGTGAAGCGGCTACACCGGTAGACCTTTACGATGAACCTTTTCCTAAAATATGGAGCCTACCGGTTTCAACGCCTCGTGAAACTTGGCATCTCGCTTCTGTCTTCAACTGGGATGACCACGAGAGTGATGCTTACTTTGAGTTAGACGCGCTTGGGTTGCCTGCGTCTAAAGAGTTTCTCGTTCACGATTTCTGGATGCGCCAATATCTTGGAAAGGTTTCAGACGGTGTGACCTTGTTGAACATACCGCCTCGTTCTGCCAAACTGCTCTGCTTCCGCGAAGAGCAAGATGTACCGCAATTGCTCGCTACGGATATGCATTATACGCAAGGTGGTGTTGAAATTCTGTCTGCGGGTTGGGATAGTCATAGTGAAAGTTATCTGCTTGTTTGCAAACCGCTTAGACAGGCTGATGGTACCTGCTTTATTCATGTGCCAGAGGATTACTTACCGACAAGCGTGGCAACTTACGGCAGCGATTATCAGTATGAATGGGACAAACCGATCTGTAAATTAACATTTACGGGAATCCAACCGAATAAGTTGGTGCAAGCCAGCATTCACTTTGCGAAAACTTCGGGTGGAACCTTGTAG
- a CDS encoding Rieske 2Fe-2S domain-containing protein: MESRRKFFKSLGWGTFVAASGLAFGPGLVRYLYPRVLFEPSSVFKAGFPAEYPPGSVSEKFKKEPFGVWIVRKQDGEFYALLTICTHLGCTPRWLGSENKFKCPCHGSGFDREGLNYEGPAPRPLERVKITLAEDGQIEIDKSVKFLGEKGQWTDPGSFLKV, translated from the coding sequence GTGGAATCGCGACGTAAATTTTTCAAATCTCTCGGTTGGGGGACTTTCGTTGCAGCATCGGGTTTGGCCTTCGGACCGGGATTGGTTCGGTATCTGTATCCACGCGTGCTGTTTGAACCCTCCTCCGTTTTTAAAGCAGGATTTCCGGCTGAATATCCACCGGGCAGCGTTAGTGAAAAGTTCAAAAAAGAGCCGTTTGGTGTCTGGATTGTCCGAAAACAGGACGGTGAATTCTATGCACTTTTAACTATCTGTACACACCTCGGATGCACACCTCGCTGGCTCGGCTCTGAAAACAAATTCAAGTGTCCGTGTCACGGTAGTGGTTTTGACCGAGAGGGCTTAAACTACGAGGGTCCGGCGCCACGACCTCTTGAACGGGTTAAAATTACGTTAGCAGAAGATGGCCAGATCGAAATCGACAAGTCTGTGAAGTTTTTAGGTGAGAAGGGGCAGTGGACCGATCCAGGCTCCTTTTTGAAGGTCTGA
- a CDS encoding DNA methyltransferase: MVENLQATFDFEENREVGVQLSPDRPCDTHLPAGYKGFASFHKYWGKKPIESWQFLIDKLTEPNSIVLDPFLGSGLIAKECIARDRRFIGFDVNPISIELTKLYLQAPDYMDLRNAVCHIDNRLKVLINSMYLLPDGNLATHILWENERITQVWTKRGAKRVELTLAKEEMERLQSVEMYEPRLLRELRLFDNSRINSQKTCNFTKLFTPRALRSIDLIKAEIEQYSGDLKRALYLILSASVGQMSKMVFAVSKRNKTKDVEAKIDKRVDRLRDSRSIEVGSWAVGYWQPARHFEINAWNCYTTKARKLLKAVAEAGLTKPVVISPSLSCFISEHQAAYIQQGDSEVLLKDIPTGAIKVVLTDPPHGDRIPYLELSEMWNSIIGLESNYEDELVVSNAKERGKDISAYNKKLASIFHECSRVLEKNGVLAIMFNARSTDYWDNLCELEASSDLVYLGCYPVAYSAGSILQDNRRGGLKTDFVLLYGKSMNKEDQVPIIDAFRRTNGWTTRHPKKIY; the protein is encoded by the coding sequence ATGGTAGAAAACTTGCAAGCCACATTTGACTTCGAGGAAAATAGGGAGGTCGGTGTCCAATTATCGCCTGATCGTCCTTGTGATACTCATCTACCAGCAGGGTACAAAGGATTCGCCAGTTTCCACAAATATTGGGGGAAAAAGCCAATTGAATCATGGCAATTTCTAATAGATAAATTAACAGAACCCAATAGTATTGTGTTGGACCCATTTCTTGGTTCTGGACTTATCGCTAAAGAATGCATCGCTCGAGATCGCAGATTTATTGGTTTTGATGTCAATCCTATCAGTATTGAATTGACAAAACTTTATCTGCAGGCACCGGACTACATGGATTTAAGAAATGCTGTTTGTCACATTGACAATCGTCTTAAGGTGCTCATTAATTCTATGTACCTTTTGCCGGATGGAAATCTCGCTACGCATATTCTGTGGGAGAATGAGCGAATAACACAGGTGTGGACGAAACGTGGCGCGAAGCGGGTTGAGCTTACCTTGGCTAAAGAAGAAATGGAGAGACTCCAAAGCGTGGAAATGTACGAACCACGTCTACTAAGGGAGCTCCGGTTGTTTGATAATTCGCGAATTAACTCACAGAAAACCTGTAACTTTACAAAACTTTTCACCCCGCGTGCGTTGCGATCAATTGACTTAATCAAGGCTGAAATAGAGCAGTACTCCGGTGATTTAAAGAGAGCTCTCTATCTGATCCTTTCAGCATCAGTAGGTCAAATGTCTAAGATGGTTTTCGCTGTTTCAAAGAGAAATAAAACCAAGGACGTGGAAGCAAAAATTGATAAGCGAGTTGATCGTCTTCGTGATAGCAGATCTATTGAGGTAGGAAGTTGGGCTGTTGGGTATTGGCAGCCAGCCCGACATTTTGAAATAAACGCATGGAATTGTTACACTACCAAAGCTCGAAAATTATTAAAAGCTGTCGCGGAAGCAGGATTAACAAAACCGGTGGTAATTTCGCCGTCTCTAAGCTGTTTTATAAGTGAACACCAAGCAGCTTATATCCAGCAAGGTGACTCCGAAGTCCTTCTGAAGGATATACCGACAGGCGCAATCAAAGTCGTTTTAACGGATCCACCTCATGGAGATCGGATCCCTTATTTAGAGCTCAGCGAAATGTGGAATAGTATAATCGGTCTTGAATCAAACTATGAAGATGAACTCGTTGTCTCAAATGCGAAGGAGCGTGGTAAAGATATATCTGCTTATAACAAGAAATTGGCATCAATTTTTCATGAATGCTCTCGGGTATTGGAGAAAAATGGCGTTTTGGCAATTATGTTTAATGCGCGTTCAACGGATTATTGGGATAACCTGTGCGAATTGGAAGCCTCTTCAGATCTCGTCTATTTAGGATGTTACCCTGTTGCATATTCTGCTGGATCGATTCTTCAAGATAACAGAAGAGGAGGATTAAAAACAGATTTCGTGTTACTATATGGCAAATCCATGAACAAGGAAGATCAAGTCCCGATTATAGATGCTTTTAGAAGGACGAATGGATGGACAACCCGACATCCTAAGAAGATTTATTGA
- a CDS encoding cytochrome b N-terminal domain-containing protein: MNEERKGLKEKITNSDIWRSIFRHGYEQTGRRYTLQVLQNVWLHLHPPRISRHALNFRFTWCMGGITFLMFLVTAVTGVLLMFYYRPTAEYAFHDVQYLEFDIPFGMLLRNMHRWAAHGMVISVMLHMFRVFLTGSYKKPREFNWAVGVILLLVTFFLSFTGYLLPWDQLAFWAVTVGTNMARATPVLGHEGPFAPQDITQANDVRFALLAGTIVGPSTLLRFYILHCVAVPLLASVLMALHFWRVRKDGGISGPL, from the coding sequence ATGAACGAAGAACGTAAAGGGCTCAAAGAAAAGATTACGAATTCCGACATTTGGCGCTCTATATTCCGCCACGGATATGAACAAACGGGGCGTCGCTACACCTTACAGGTTCTCCAAAACGTCTGGTTGCATCTCCATCCTCCTCGGATTTCTCGGCATGCACTGAACTTCCGCTTTACATGGTGCATGGGCGGCATCACTTTTCTCATGTTTCTCGTGACAGCCGTCACCGGCGTGCTCCTAATGTTCTATTACCGTCCAACGGCTGAATATGCTTTCCACGATGTCCAGTACCTTGAATTTGATATTCCATTTGGGATGCTTCTGCGGAACATGCACCGCTGGGCGGCACACGGGATGGTTATCTCGGTGATGTTGCACATGTTTAGGGTTTTCTTGACGGGTTCGTATAAGAAACCACGAGAGTTCAACTGGGCAGTCGGTGTTATCTTGTTACTCGTGACATTTTTCCTGAGTTTCACGGGTTACTTGTTACCTTGGGATCAATTGGCATTTTGGGCTGTGACTGTAGGAACGAACATGGCACGTGCGACCCCGGTTTTAGGACATGAAGGCCCATTTGCTCCGCAAGACATCACACAAGCGAACGATGTCCGATTTGCACTGCTGGCGGGTACAATAGTAGGTCCCTCAACGCTGTTGAGGTTCTATATTTTACACTGCGTTGCAGTTCCGTTGTTAGCAAGCGTGCTGATGGCTTTGCATTTCTGGCGTGTGCGTAAAGATGGCGGCATCTCTGGCCCTCTATAA
- a CDS encoding cytochrome C has translation MENFIALVTKPDNVPIVAILFLIPYFIWLSYRQARQTDKTGVPSDAALNDKVYVWPYLCRNEFICAIIVMLVLGVWSIMIDAPLEEPSDPTKTPNPSKAPWYFLALQEMLVYFDPWIAGVVLPGLIIAGLIAIPYIDTNPKGKGYYTIKERPFALSVFCFGFIILWIVLMVVGTFLRGPGWNFFMPWEKWDPHLVVPLTNVNLSYLFGIRDPNTANFFGFVVVAGYFAIGPIFYLWKRKGSHFLQELGLVRYIIVSFLFLTMLALPIKMILRLTLDIKYIWVSPWFNI, from the coding sequence ATGGAGAATTTTATAGCACTGGTGACGAAACCGGATAATGTCCCCATTGTTGCTATTCTCTTTTTGATACCTTATTTTATTTGGCTTTCATATCGACAGGCACGCCAGACGGACAAGACAGGTGTCCCTTCGGATGCCGCTCTTAACGATAAAGTCTACGTGTGGCCCTACCTGTGCCGAAATGAGTTTATCTGTGCGATTATCGTGATGTTGGTGCTGGGTGTTTGGTCGATTATGATTGATGCGCCGCTTGAGGAACCGAGCGACCCGACGAAGACACCGAACCCTTCTAAAGCCCCGTGGTATTTCCTTGCACTCCAAGAAATGCTTGTTTACTTCGACCCATGGATTGCCGGGGTGGTGCTGCCGGGTCTGATTATCGCGGGCTTGATAGCTATTCCCTACATTGACACAAATCCAAAAGGTAAGGGTTATTATACAATCAAGGAGCGTCCGTTCGCGCTCAGCGTATTCTGCTTCGGATTTATTATTTTATGGATTGTTTTGATGGTTGTCGGTACATTCCTCAGAGGCCCCGGATGGAATTTCTTTATGCCTTGGGAGAAGTGGGACCCGCACCTTGTTGTTCCATTGACGAACGTGAATTTGTCGTATCTTTTCGGCATTCGAGATCCAAATACTGCGAACTTTTTCGGGTTTGTTGTCGTTGCGGGCTATTTCGCGATCGGTCCTATTTTCTACTTATGGAAGCGTAAAGGTAGCCATTTCCTGCAGGAGCTTGGTCTTGTTCGATATATCATCGTCTCATTTCTGTTCTTAACTATGCTCGCGCTGCCGATAAAAATGATCCTGCGCTTGACTTTGGATATAAAATATATCTGGGTATCCCCGTGGTTCAATATCTAA
- a CDS encoding LamG domain-containing protein, which produces MIRLIISLITITLMFTQLSTAEIDPESIVGAWLFNEKSGKVAADSSDNGNDGDLVGGAKWVKGKFGNAIELNGKDAWVTVPEIGPLEDFTLLKWFNSTGRVGLWRCFFNRDGWSPGFVHYQFRPDNKMEMAIHSNNPVRHPGWPNSDFTADKDTLNKWFHLAVAYSSTDEFVRVYFDGELDAEGKWGPLPGEFGPGRIGSWSGGGREWEGMFDEMLLFDVALEEDDIQMLMENGLEDTLAVEAANKAATIWGKIKSEFTDK; this is translated from the coding sequence ATGATACGCTTGATAATCAGTTTAATCACCATAACTCTCATGTTTACACAACTTAGCACCGCTGAAATTGACCCAGAATCTATTGTTGGTGCGTGGTTGTTCAACGAAAAAAGTGGAAAAGTCGCTGCAGATTCATCCGACAATGGCAACGATGGTGACCTTGTTGGCGGTGCTAAATGGGTGAAGGGTAAATTCGGTAACGCCATTGAACTTAACGGTAAGGATGCTTGGGTCACTGTGCCAGAAATTGGACCACTTGAGGACTTTACACTCCTAAAATGGTTTAATTCGACAGGTAGGGTTGGGCTGTGGAGATGTTTCTTTAACCGTGATGGTTGGTCTCCTGGGTTTGTCCACTATCAATTCCGTCCAGACAACAAGATGGAGATGGCGATTCACTCCAACAACCCAGTGCGACATCCGGGTTGGCCCAATTCGGATTTTACAGCAGACAAGGATACCCTAAATAAATGGTTTCATCTCGCAGTTGCTTATAGCAGCACGGATGAATTCGTTCGCGTCTACTTCGACGGTGAACTTGATGCCGAGGGCAAATGGGGTCCCTTGCCCGGAGAATTTGGACCCGGACGTATCGGTTCATGGAGTGGTGGCGGCAGAGAGTGGGAAGGCATGTTCGATGAAATGCTACTCTTTGATGTCGCATTGGAGGAAGACGACATTCAAATGCTCATGGAGAACGGTTTAGAAGACACCCTCGCTGTTGAAGCAGCAAACAAAGCTGCAACAATTTGGGGTAAAATTAAGTCAGAATTTACGGACAAATAG
- a CDS encoding TIR domain-containing protein translates to MPQQWAQYEPLILEYSEAANNTQNVNLSLSSFVRSVGHLPDRILDLLEIATYVFCADRLILRGNKTSVEYHGWSRLFHFAIKVRDWDFWNTIEVKEKLKEALVFMSGDQAYHFTFQPGHSTQLSGLFDGEEFQIESQQNTKIILFSGGLDSLAGIVSELESSSDQLYLVSHRSGQPATAKTQDQLVDALEQYYPNRIKYYKFNCSLHGIGRKEETQRTRAFLYTSIAYALAYAFSQREIFVYENGVTSINFPTQQNQMNARASRTTHPKTIAFLENLFHLFAETDQPRVKIVTPFLWKTKTDIFHILSKVGRRDLISSTVSCSHTSHNRGKVTHCGGCSQCIDRRFAAYGSELDDVDDVGIYTSDFIRSGIENDEVKTMLLDYVYQAKEFASLNLDGFYLQMFSELADFIDYIPGANEQEKVENIWELCCRHGKQVGAAIRRIQAIHDDPFLLLPEGSFLQMIAEREYLPEPIQEQQRSRTMNSRLEPNSVKLFYAYSHQDEELRQQLENHLSILRRQKVIIDWHDRKIGAGREWEGEIHEHLNTAHIILLLISSDFLASDYCYDVEMNRALERYNAEEARVIPVILRPVDWKDAPFGRLQALPRDAKAVTRWENQDEAFVNIARGIRKAVEDLNQT, encoded by the coding sequence TTGCCTCAGCAATGGGCTCAATATGAACCTTTGATTCTTGAATATAGTGAGGCTGCTAACAACACCCAAAATGTCAACCTTTCTTTGTCCAGCTTTGTCCGTAGTGTTGGTCATCTTCCGGATCGTATTCTTGATTTATTGGAGATTGCCACCTATGTCTTTTGTGCGGATCGGCTGATTTTACGTGGAAATAAAACCAGTGTGGAGTACCATGGTTGGTCGCGATTATTTCACTTTGCCATTAAGGTCCGGGATTGGGATTTCTGGAACACTATTGAGGTGAAGGAAAAACTTAAAGAGGCCCTTGTTTTCATGTCAGGGGATCAAGCTTATCATTTTACCTTTCAGCCCGGACATTCAACCCAACTATCAGGCTTGTTTGATGGTGAGGAGTTTCAAATTGAATCCCAGCAAAATACAAAAATTATACTTTTTTCAGGTGGACTTGATTCGTTGGCTGGAATCGTTAGCGAGCTTGAAAGTTCTTCCGACCAACTTTACCTCGTTAGTCATCGCTCTGGTCAGCCCGCGACAGCAAAAACGCAAGATCAACTAGTTGATGCCCTTGAACAGTATTATCCAAATCGAATCAAATACTACAAATTTAATTGCAGCTTACACGGAATTGGACGGAAAGAAGAAACACAGCGAACCCGCGCTTTTTTATACACATCTATCGCTTATGCATTGGCGTACGCTTTTTCTCAGCGAGAAATTTTTGTTTATGAGAACGGAGTAACTTCAATAAATTTTCCCACTCAACAGAATCAGATGAACGCAAGGGCTAGCCGTACAACGCATCCAAAGACGATAGCTTTTCTTGAAAATCTCTTTCATTTGTTTGCAGAAACCGATCAACCGAGGGTCAAAATTGTTACCCCTTTCCTATGGAAAACCAAAACAGATATCTTTCATATCCTAAGTAAAGTTGGACGAAGAGATTTAATCTCAAGTACGGTATCTTGCAGCCATACATCCCATAATCGTGGGAAAGTGACTCATTGTGGTGGTTGCTCGCAATGTATTGATAGAAGATTCGCCGCCTATGGTTCGGAATTGGATGATGTGGACGATGTTGGTATTTACACCTCGGATTTTATTCGCAGCGGAATTGAGAATGATGAAGTTAAGACTATGTTACTTGATTATGTTTATCAAGCAAAGGAGTTCGCTTCATTGAATCTGGACGGCTTTTATTTACAAATGTTTAGTGAGTTAGCTGATTTCATTGATTATATTCCTGGAGCGAACGAGCAGGAGAAAGTTGAAAACATTTGGGAACTCTGTTGTCGTCATGGTAAACAAGTAGGTGCTGCCATCCGCAGAATACAAGCGATACATGATGATCCGTTTCTTCTATTACCAGAAGGTTCGTTTCTCCAAATGATTGCGGAAAGAGAGTATTTACCCGAACCAATTCAAGAACAACAACGGAGTAGAACAATGAATTCAAGATTGGAGCCAAATAGTGTTAAACTTTTTTATGCTTACTCACATCAAGATGAAGAGTTACGGCAACAACTTGAGAACCACCTATCTATTTTGAGAAGGCAGAAAGTCATCATAGATTGGCATGATCGAAAAATAGGGGCTGGTAGAGAATGGGAAGGAGAGATTCATGAGCATCTGAATACTGCTCATATAATACTCCTGCTTATTAGTTCTGACTTCCTTGCATCCGATTATTGTTATGATGTTGAGATGAATCGAGCACTGGAAAGGTACAACGCTGAAGAAGCCCGTGTGATTCCAGTAATACTTCGTCCTGTTGACTGGAAAGACGCACCCTTTGGTAGACTTCAAGCATTACCTAGGGACGCGAAGGCTGTGACACGATGGGAAAATCAAGATGAGGCATTTGTGAATATTGCAAGGGGAATCAGAAAGGCTGTTGAGGATCTCAATCAGACCTGA
- a CDS encoding uracil-DNA glycosylase, translating into MNSTHTQIQALKARASTCTACDLAKTRANVVFGSGDSTAKLAIVAEGPSAADNHTTFPFSGPAGDLLDEVLAANELTRADIWLTNIIKCRAASLKGGVLKNRPPKASEIKACAKWLDGELTLMLPSVILCMGAPAAKTLIDRSFRITEERGVWFTDTHYAPFAMATFNPAYVLRQEGENFTALRQIVIDDIAEAVRKLQEPIEVPKLTLF; encoded by the coding sequence ATGAATAGTACGCATACCCAGATACAAGCCCTTAAAGCGCGCGCCAGCACTTGTACAGCTTGTGATTTGGCGAAGACCCGTGCGAATGTTGTTTTCGGTAGCGGGGATTCTACGGCGAAATTAGCAATTGTTGCGGAGGGACCCTCCGCTGCCGATAATCACACAACATTTCCATTTTCAGGTCCTGCTGGCGATTTGCTTGATGAAGTTTTAGCGGCAAACGAGTTAACGCGTGCAGATATCTGGCTCACGAACATCATTAAATGTCGTGCAGCAAGTCTGAAGGGCGGTGTGTTGAAAAATCGTCCGCCGAAGGCATCAGAGATTAAGGCGTGTGCTAAATGGCTTGACGGAGAGCTTACGTTGATGCTGCCCTCGGTGATTCTCTGTATGGGTGCCCCTGCAGCAAAAACTCTTATTGATCGCAGTTTCCGCATTACGGAGGAACGCGGGGTCTGGTTTACGGATACCCACTATGCGCCGTTTGCCATGGCGACGTTTAACCCTGCTTATGTACTACGACAAGAGGGCGAGAATTTTACAGCACTGCGCCAAATCGTCATTGACGATATTGCCGAGGCGGTGCGGAAACTGCAGGAACCGATCGAAGTTCCCAAACTAACGCTTTTTTAA
- a CDS encoding cupin domain-containing protein, producing the protein MKILNLQSGTPFQMGKGKNWRVVHPDMGSKQLTLNHGVHAPGQEFTQHYHDASEDAIVVLEGGGAIRQGEVYTPIAVGDVIFVPAGEVHGTVNTTPNMARLISFQAPPDMALYRGERDTPDEAPMPQDGHRSNVQVINMARSGPVFGKSTDWRSVVSPEKGSVHLSLDYISLNKGERFTHEPIDSEAIYVLKDGNAGVTTGTGETCELGQHDVLFLSPGDTFSLSQAGDEPTAVISCWAVAPFD; encoded by the coding sequence ATGAAAATCTTGAATCTGCAATCCGGAACGCCCTTTCAAATGGGGAAAGGTAAAAATTGGCGTGTTGTGCATCCCGATATGGGTTCCAAACAGTTGACGCTGAACCACGGAGTTCACGCCCCCGGTCAAGAATTTACACAGCATTACCACGATGCCTCGGAAGACGCGATTGTTGTCTTGGAGGGTGGTGGGGCTATTCGACAGGGGGAGGTTTATACACCGATTGCTGTGGGCGATGTTATTTTTGTGCCTGCAGGGGAGGTCCACGGAACGGTGAACACAACGCCGAATATGGCGCGTCTCATTAGTTTCCAGGCTCCGCCGGATATGGCACTCTACCGGGGTGAACGGGATACTCCCGATGAAGCCCCGATGCCCCAAGATGGACATCGGAGTAACGTTCAGGTGATCAATATGGCGCGTAGTGGTCCCGTTTTTGGGAAATCCACCGATTGGCGTAGCGTGGTCTCACCCGAAAAAGGCTCTGTTCATCTCTCCTTGGATTACATTTCCCTCAACAAAGGTGAGCGTTTTACACATGAACCGATAGATAGTGAAGCGATTTATGTGCTAAAGGATGGAAATGCTGGTGTGACAACTGGGACTGGTGAAACGTGCGAATTGGGACAACATGATGTCCTCTTTCTTTCTCCTGGAGACACCTTCTCGCTTTCCCAAGCAGGAGATGAACCGACAGCGGTCATATCTTGTTGGGCAGTTGCCCCTTTCGATTAG